A genomic region of Cannabis sativa cultivar Pink pepper isolate KNU-18-1 chromosome 1, ASM2916894v1, whole genome shotgun sequence contains the following coding sequences:
- the LOC115705556 gene encoding heterogeneous nuclear ribonucleoprotein Q → MAEGAEVDERVDFDDENYMEEMDDEVEEQLDEDGSDGEDEENVEENAEEAHDSMNGASDKEQSPDAERSHITAESVEEGEDKPVSPIDEEEQEKRAELLALPPHGSEVFIGGLPREVTEEDLRDLCDNIGDIVEVRLMKDRETGENKGYAFVAFKTKEVAQQAIEELHSKEFKGKTLRCSLSETKHRLFIGNVPKHWTEDEFRKVVEDVGPGVENIELIKDPQIPTRNRGFAFVLYYNNACADYSRQKMSSSNFKLDGNTPTVTWADPKSTPDQTATAQVKALYVKNIPENTTTEQLKELFQRHGEVTKVVMPPGKGGQGKRDFGFVHYAERSSALKAVKDSEKYEIDGQALEVVLAKPQTDRKPDGSYSYNTAPHASHLPHPGYGGFPGNPYGTLGSGYGVAAAGFQQPMIYGRGPMPAGMQMVPMVLPDGRIGYVLQQPGVQMPTPRPRRIDRNNGPSGQAGRGGGSGSDEGSRNRRYRPY, encoded by the exons ATGGCAGAAGGAGCAGAAGTCGATGAACGGGTGGATTTTGATGATGAAAATTACATGGAAGAGATGGATGATGAAGTTGAAGAACAATTAGATGAAGATGGTAGTGATGGAGAAGATGAGGAAAATGTGGAAGAGAATGCTGAAGAAGCACACGATTCTATGAATGGAGCTAGTGATAAAGAACAATCACCGGATGCAGAAAGAAGCCACATTACTGCTGAATCTGTGGAAGAAGGTGAAGATAAGCCTGTTTCACCTATTGACGAAGAAGAGCAAGAGAAGCGCGCTGAACTTCTTGCTCTTCCTCCTCATGGGTCTGAAGTTTTCATTGGTGGACTACCTAGAGAAGTCACAGAGGAAGATTTGAGGGATTTATGTGATAATATAGGTGATATTGTTGAG GTGAGGTTGATGAAAGACAGGGAGACTGGTGAGAATAAAGGCTATGCCTTTGTAGCTTTTAAAACAAAAGAAGTTGCACAACAGGCCATTGAAGAGTTACATAGTAAAGAATTCAAG GGTAAAACATTAAGATGTTCGCTGTCTGAAACCAAACACAGATTGTTTATTGGTAATGTTCCAAAGCACTGGACAGAAGATGAATTTCGGAAAGTTGTTGAGGACGTTGGTCCAGGAGTTGAAAACATTGAACTAATAAAG GATCCTCAAATTCCAACCAGAAATCGTGGTTTTGCTTTTGTCTTGTATTATAATAATGCATGTGCTGATTATTCAAGACAAAAAATGTCAAGTTCTAACTTTAAGCTTGATGGAAATACTCCTACTGTTACATGGGCTGATCCAAAGAGTACACCTGATCAGACAGCTACGGCGCAG GTGAAGGCTCTTTACGTGAAAAATATTCCTGAGAATACTACCACTGAACAACTGAAGGAGCTTTTCCAGCGTCATGGTGAAGTGACAAAAGTAGTCATGCCACCTGGCAAAGGTGGGCAAGGCAAGCGGGATTTTGGTTTCGTTCATTATGCTGAAAGGTCAAGTGCTCTGAAGGCTGTCAAAGACTCAGAGAAATATGAAATTGATG GCCAAGCTCTAGAGGTTGTCCTTGCCAAGCCTCAGACTGATAGAAAACCTGATGGATCTTATTCTTACAATACCGCACCTCATGCAAGCCATCTTCCCCACCCAGGCTATGGCGGTTTTCCTGGAAATCCTTATGGCACTCTAGGGTCTGGATATGGTGTTGCTGCTGCAGGGTTTCAGCAG CCAATGATATATGGTCGTGGACCAATGCCAGCCGGAATGCAAATGGTGCCCATGGTTCTTCCAGATGGGCGAATTGGCTATGTTCT TCAGCAGCCAGGTGTACAGATGCCCACTCCTCGGCCCAGGAGAATTGATCGAAACAATGGTCCAAGTGGACAGGCAGGGCGAGGAGGAGGCAGTGGCAGTGATGAAGGAAGTCGTAACAGGAGATACAGACCCTACTAG
- the LOC115708334 gene encoding uncharacterized protein LOC115708334 — translation MWALPYLSPPSQLHLLLHPNSKTKTPRPVSANSHQPPQNDVGGLGRTSLTALHSNSNSKPTTTTTPNPIPKREARSEEDETQISGSDVLWAMQKAAAKKNKLSGGKSMKKKKKNMVIMSKGGLSSVDGDREEDLAGVRPLCINTEWGPKLDELEKSLRELYQTK, via the coding sequence ATGTGGGCACTGCCCTACCTGTCCCCACCCTCCCAACTCCATCTTCTCCTCCACCCCAATTCCAAAACCAAAACGCCTCGCCCCGTCTCGGCCAATTCCCATCAGCCACCCCAAAACGACGTCGGAGGCTTAGGCCGTACCAGTCTCACAGCTCTACACTCCAACTCCAATTCCAAACCCACCACCACTACTACTCCAAACCCAATCCCCAAAAGAGAAGCTAGAAGTGAAGAAGATGAGACGCAGATTAGTGGGTCGGATGTGCTTTGGGCTATGCAGAAAGCAGCCGCCAAGAAGAACAAGCTGAGTGGTGGTAAGagtatgaagaagaagaagaagaatatggTGATTATGAGTAAAGGAGGGTTATCCTCTGTGGACGGTGACAGGGAAGAAGACCTTGCTGGTGTTCGACCCTTGTGCATCAACACTGAGTGGGGCCCTAAGTTGGATGAATTGGAGAAGAGTCTTCGGGAGCTTTATCAGACAAAGTAA